A single window of Helicobacter pylori DNA harbors:
- a CDS encoding spermidine synthase, which yields MWITQEITPYLRKEYTIEAKLLDVRSEHNILEIFKSKDFGEIAMLNRQLLFKNFLHIESELLAHMGGCTKKELKEVLIVDGFDLELAHQLFKYDTHIDFVQADEKILDSFISFFPHFHEVKNNKNFTHAKQLLDLDIKKYDLILCLQEPDIHKMDGLKRMLKEDGVFISVAKHPLLEHVSMQNALKNMGDFFAVAMPFVAPLRILSNKGYIYASFKTHPLKDLMTPKIEALTSVRYYNEDIHKAAFALPKNLQEVFKDNIKS from the coding sequence ATGTGGATCACCCAAGAAATCACGCCGTATTTGCGTAAAGAATACACCATAGAAGCGAAATTATTAGATGTTAGAAGCGAGCATAATATCTTAGAGATTTTTAAATCTAAGGATTTTGGTGAAATTGCAATGCTTAACCGCCAGTTGCTGTTCAAGAATTTTTTGCATATTGAAAGCGAGTTGCTCGCTCATATGGGGGGTTGCACCAAGAAAGAGCTTAAAGAAGTTTTGATTGTGGATGGGTTTGATTTGGAATTAGCCCACCAGCTTTTTAAATACGACACGCATATAGATTTTGTGCAAGCGGATGAAAAGATTTTAGACAGCTTCATTAGTTTTTTCCCCCATTTCCATGAAGTGAAAAACAACAAGAATTTCACGCACGCTAAACAACTCTTAGATTTAGACATTAAAAAATACGATTTGATCCTTTGCTTGCAAGAGCCGGATATTCATAAAATGGATGGTTTAAAAAGAATGCTTAAAGAAGATGGGGTGTTTATTTCGGTAGCCAAACACCCGTTATTAGAGCATGTGAGCATGCAAAACGCCCTTAAAAACATGGGCGACTTTTTTGCTGTTGCCATGCCTTTTGTAGCGCCCTTAAGGATTTTGAGCAATAAGGGTTATATTTACGCTTCTTTTAAAACCCACCCCTTAAAAGATCTAATGACGCCAAAAATAGAAGCGCTAACAAGCGTGAGATACTATAACGAAGACATCCATAAGGCCGCATTCGCTTTGCCTAAAAATTTACAAGAAGTCTTTAAAGACAATATCAAATCTTAA
- the der gene encoding ribosome biogenesis GTPase Der, with protein sequence MNTSHKTLKTIAILGQPNVGKSSLFNRLARERIAITSDFAGTTRDINKRKIALNGHEVELLDTGGMAKDALLSKEIKALNLKAAQMSDLILYVVDGKSIPSDEDLKLFREVFKTNPNCFLVINKIDNDKERERAYAFSSFGMPKSFNISVSHNRGISALIDAVLNALNLNQIIEQDLDADILESLEASNNALEENKEEEIIQVGIIGRVNVGKSSLLNALTKKERSLVSSVAGTTIDPIDETILIGDQKICFVDTAGIRHRGKILGIEKYALERTQKALEKSHIVLLVLDVSAPFVELDEKISSLADKHSLGIILILNKWDIRYAPYEEIMATLKRKFRFLEYAPVITTSCLKARHIDEIKHKIIEVYECFSKRIPTSLLNSVINQATQKHPLPSDGGKLVKVYYATQFATKPPQISLVMNRPKALHFSYKRYLINTLRKEFNFLGTPLILNAKDKKSAQQN encoded by the coding sequence ATGAATACAAGCCATAAAACTTTAAAAACCATTGCGATTTTAGGCCAGCCTAATGTGGGGAAAAGCTCACTATTTAACCGCCTGGCTAGAGAAAGGATCGCTATCACTTCAGATTTTGCAGGCACTACACGAGACATTAACAAACGAAAAATCGCATTGAATGGTCATGAAGTGGAATTGTTAGACACAGGGGGCATGGCTAAAGACGCTCTTTTGTCTAAAGAAATCAAAGCCCTTAATTTAAAAGCCGCTCAAATGAGCGATTTGATTTTATACGTTGTGGATGGCAAGTCTATCCCTAGCGATGAAGATCTTAAGCTTTTTAGAGAGGTTTTTAAAACCAACCCTAACTGCTTTTTAGTGATCAATAAAATTGATAACGACAAAGAAAGAGAGCGAGCTTATGCGTTTTCTTCTTTTGGCATGCCAAAGAGTTTTAATATCTCCGTTTCGCACAATAGGGGCATTAGCGCATTAATTGATGCGGTATTGAACGCGCTGAATTTAAACCAAATCATAGAGCAAGATTTGGATGCGGATATTTTAGAGAGCTTAGAAGCCTCTAATAACGCTTTAGAAGAAAATAAAGAAGAAGAAATCATTCAAGTAGGCATCATTGGGAGGGTGAATGTGGGCAAAAGCTCGCTTTTAAACGCGCTCACGAAAAAAGAAAGGAGTCTTGTCTCTAGCGTGGCTGGCACGACTATTGACCCCATAGATGAAACCATCCTCATAGGCGATCAAAAAATCTGCTTTGTGGATACCGCTGGCATCAGGCATAGGGGTAAAATTTTAGGCATTGAAAAATACGCCCTAGAACGCACGCAAAAAGCCTTAGAAAAATCCCACATCGTGCTTTTAGTTTTAGACGTGAGCGCTCCTTTTGTGGAATTAGACGAAAAAATTAGCTCTTTAGCGGATAAACACTCTTTAGGCATCATTCTTATTTTAAACAAATGGGACATCCGCTACGCCCCTTATGAAGAAATCATGGCAACTCTAAAAAGGAAATTCCGTTTTTTAGAATACGCCCCCGTGATCACAACCAGCTGCTTAAAAGCGCGCCATATAGATGAAATCAAGCATAAAATCATAGAAGTCTATGAGTGTTTTTCCAAACGCATTCCCACGAGCTTGCTCAATAGCGTGATCAATCAAGCCACCCAAAAACACCCCTTGCCAAGCGATGGCGGGAAATTAGTGAAAGTGTATTACGCCACGCAATTTGCCACCAAACCCCCTCAAATCTCTCTTGTAATGAATCGCCCTAAAGCCTTGCATTTCAGTTACAAACGCTATTTGATCAACACCTTAAGGAAAGAATTTAATTTTTTAGGCACGCCCTTAATCCTTAACGCTAAAGATAAAAAAAGCGCCCAACAAAATTAA
- a CDS encoding HU family DNA-binding protein gives MNKAEFIDLVKEAGKYSSKREAEEAISAFTLAVETALSKGESVELIGFGKFETAEQKGKEGKVPGSDKTYKTEDKRVPKFKPGKILKQKVEEGK, from the coding sequence ATGAACAAAGCGGAATTTATTGATTTGGTTAAAGAAGCGGGTAAATACAGCAGCAAAAGAGAAGCCGAAGAAGCGATCAGCGCCTTTACTCTAGCGGTAGAAACAGCTTTAAGCAAGGGTGAAAGCGTGGAGTTGATTGGTTTTGGCAAATTTGAAACCGCAGAGCAAAAAGGCAAAGAGGGTAAAGTTCCAGGAAGCGATAAAACTTATAAAACCGAAGACAAACGAGTACCTAAATTCAAACCCGGCAAAATCCTTAAACAAAAAGTTGAAGAAGGCAAGTAA
- a CDS encoding LPP20 family lipoprotein, with product MRLHSAFFGINSLLVATLLISGCSLFKKRNTNAQLIPPSANGLQAPIYPPTNFTPRKSIQPLPSPRFENNNQPIISSNPTNAIPNTPILTPNNVIELNAVGMGVAPESTISPSQALALAKRAAIVDGYRQLGEKMYGIRVNAQDTVKDMVLQNSVIKTRVNALIRNAEITETIYKDGLCQVSMELKLDGRIWYRILSGARG from the coding sequence ATGCGTTTGCACTCTGCCTTTTTTGGTATTAATTCGTTACTTGTCGCCACTCTTTTAATAAGCGGTTGCAGTCTCTTTAAAAAGCGTAACACTAACGCCCAGCTAATCCCCCCTTCAGCTAATGGCTTGCAAGCCCCCATTTATCCTCCAACCAATTTCACCCCCAGAAAGAGCATTCAGCCTCTCCCAAGCCCACGCTTTGAGAATAACAATCAGCCCATCATTAGCTCTAACCCCACTAACGCTATCCCTAACACCCCCATTCTCACGCCCAATAATGTCATTGAATTGAACGCAGTGGGTATGGGCGTGGCTCCAGAATCCACCATTTCGCCCTCTCAAGCCTTGGCTTTGGCCAAGCGGGCGGCTATTGTTGATGGCTACCGCCAATTGGGTGAAAAAATGTATGGTATTAGGGTGAACGCTCAAGACACCGTCAAAGACATGGTTTTACAAAATTCCGTGATTAAAACGAGAGTCAATGCTCTCATTCGTAACGCTGAAATCACTGAGACCATCTATAAAGACGGTTTGTGTCAAGTGAGCATGGAGCTTAAATTAGACGGCAGGATTTGGTATCGTATTTTGAGCGGAGCGAGAGGATGA
- a CDS encoding OmpP1/FadL family transporter: MKNFSPLCYFKKLKKRHLIALSLPLLSYANGFKIQEQSLNGTALGSAYVAGARGADASFYNPANMGFTNDWGENRSEFEMTTTVINIPAFSFKVPTTNQGLYSVTSLEIDKSQQNILGIINTIGLGNILKALGNTAATNGLQQAFNRVQGLMNLTNQKVVTLASSPDTQIVNGWTGTTNFVLPKFFYKTRTHNGFTFGGSFSAPSGLGMKWNGKGGEFLHDVFIMMVELAPSMSYTINKRFSVGVGLRGLYATGSFNNTVYVPLEGASVLSAEQILNLPNNVFADQVPSNMMALLGNIGYQPALNCQKAGGDMSDQSCQEFYNGLKKIMGYSGLVKASANLYGTTQVVQKSNGQGISGGYRVGSSLRIFDHGMFSVVYNSSVTFNMKGALVAITELGPSLGSVLTKGSLNINVSLPQTLSLAYAHQFFKDHLRIEGVFERTFWSQGNKFLVTPDFANATYKGLSGTVASLDSETLKKMVGLANFKSVMNMGAGWRDTNTFRLGVTYMGKSLRLMGAIDYDQAPSPQDAIGIPDSNGYTVAFGTKYNFRGFDLGVAGSFTFKSNRSSLYQSPTIGQLRIFSASLGYRW; the protein is encoded by the coding sequence ATGAAAAACTTTTCCCCACTTTGTTATTTTAAAAAGCTCAAAAAACGCCATTTAATCGCTTTGAGTTTGCCCTTGCTTTCTTATGCCAATGGCTTTAAAATCCAAGAGCAAAGTTTGAACGGCACGGCTCTAGGCTCGGCGTATGTCGCTGGAGCTAGGGGCGCTGACGCTTCCTTTTATAACCCGGCGAATATGGGCTTTACTAACGATTGGGGTGAAAACAGAAGCGAATTTGAAATGACCACCACCGTGATTAACATTCCAGCCTTTAGCTTTAAAGTCCCTACGACTAATCAAGGCTTGTATTCAGTTACGAGCTTAGAAATTGATAAAAGCCAACAAAATATTTTAGGCATCATCAACACTATAGGGCTTGGCAATATCCTTAAAGCGCTTGGCAATACGGCCGCTACCAATGGCTTGCAACAAGCTTTCAATCGTGTTCAAGGGCTTATGAATCTAACCAATCAAAAAGTCGTAACTCTCGCTTCATCGCCTGACACTCAAATCGTGAATGGCTGGACGGGAACGACTAATTTTGTTTTACCCAAATTCTTTTATAAAACGCGCACGCATAACGGCTTCACTTTTGGGGGGAGTTTTAGCGCTCCTAGCGGGTTGGGCATGAAATGGAATGGTAAAGGGGGGGAATTTTTGCATGATGTTTTCATCATGATGGTAGAGCTTGCCCCTAGCATGAGCTACACTATCAATAAGCGCTTTTCCGTGGGCGTGGGCTTAAGAGGGCTTTATGCGACCGGGAGCTTTAATAACACCGTTTATGTGCCTTTAGAGGGCGCTTCGGTTTTGAGCGCGGAGCAAATTTTAAATTTACCCAACAATGTTTTTGCCGATCAAGTGCCAAGCAACATGATGGCTTTATTAGGCAATATTGGCTACCAACCGGCGCTTAATTGCCAAAAAGCCGGTGGGGATATGAGCGATCAAAGCTGTCAAGAGTTTTATAACGGCTTGAAAAAAATCATGGGTTATAGCGGTTTAGTGAAAGCGAGCGCGAATCTTTATGGCACGACTCAAGTCGTGCAAAAATCTAACGGGCAAGGCATATCGGGGGGCTATAGAGTGGGTTCGAGTTTGCGTATCTTTGATCATGGCATGTTTTCTGTAGTATATAATTCCTCAGTTACATTCAACATGAAAGGCGCTCTAGTGGCTATCACAGAGCTTGGCCCTTCTTTAGGGAGCGTTTTGACTAAAGGCAGCTTGAATATCAATGTTTCACTCCCCCAAACCCTAAGCCTAGCCTACGCCCACCAATTTTTTAAAGACCATTTAAGAATAGAGGGGGTGTTTGAGCGCACCTTTTGGAGTCAAGGGAATAAATTTTTAGTAACCCCTGATTTTGCGAACGCTACTTACAAGGGCTTGAGCGGAACGGTGGCTTCACTAGACTCTGAAACGCTTAAAAAAATGGTAGGCTTAGCGAATTTTAAAAGCGTGATGAACATGGGGGCTGGCTGGAGGGACACCAACACCTTTAGATTAGGGGTAACTTACATGGGCAAAAGCTTGCGTTTAATGGGCGCTATTGATTATGACCAAGCTCCAAGCCCCCAAGATGCGATAGGCATTCCGGATTCTAATGGCTATACCGTGGCTTTTGGGACTAAATACAATTTTAGGGGCTTTGATTTAGGCGTAGCGGGGAGTTTCACTTTTAAAAGCAACCGCTCCAGTTTGTATCAATCCCCAACCATTGGGCAATTGAGAATCTTTAGCGCCTCTTTAGGCTATCGCTGGTAA
- the pseB gene encoding UDP-N-acetylglucosamine 4,6-dehydratase (inverting) — protein sequence MLDNQTILITGGTGSFGKRFVRKVLDTTNAKKIIVYSRDELKQSEMAMEFNDPRMRFFIGDVRDLERLNYALEGVDICIHAAALKHVPIAEYNPLECIKTNIMGASNVINACLKNEVSQVIALSTDKAANPINLYGATKLCSDKLFVSANNFKGSSQTQFSVVRYGNVVGSRGSVVPFFKKLVQNKAGEIPITDIRMTRFWITLDEGVSFVLKSLKRMHGGEIFVPKIPSMKMIDLAKALAPNTPTKIIGIRPGEKLHEVMIPKDESHLALEFEDFFILQPTISFQTPKDYTLTKLHEKGHKVAPDFEYSSHNNSKWLEPDDLLKLL from the coding sequence ATGCTAGACAATCAAACGATTTTAATCACCGGTGGCACTGGGAGTTTTGGCAAACGCTTTGTGCGTAAAGTTTTAGACACCACCAACGCTAAAAAAATCATTGTTTATAGCCGAGATGAATTAAAGCAAAGCGAAATGGCAATGGAATTTAATGATCCTAGGATGCGTTTTTTTATCGGCGATGTGAGGGATTTAGAGCGCTTGAATTACGCTTTAGAGGGCGTGGATATTTGCATCCATGCCGCCGCACTCAAGCATGTGCCCATCGCTGAATACAACCCTCTAGAATGCATTAAAACCAATATCATGGGAGCGAGCAATGTGATTAACGCATGCCTAAAAAACGAAGTGAGCCAGGTCATCGCCCTAAGCACCGATAAAGCCGCTAACCCCATTAACCTCTACGGTGCAACGAAATTGTGCAGCGACAAGCTCTTTGTGAGCGCGAATAACTTCAAAGGCTCTTCTCAAACGCAATTTAGCGTGGTGCGTTATGGTAATGTGGTGGGGAGTCGTGGGAGCGTGGTGCCGTTTTTTAAAAAATTAGTCCAAAACAAAGCGGGTGAAATCCCCATTACAGATATTCGCATGACACGATTTTGGATCACCTTAGATGAGGGGGTTTCTTTTGTGCTTAAAAGCTTGAAAAGAATGCATGGGGGTGAAATTTTTGTGCCTAAAATCCCTAGCATGAAAATGATTGATCTCGCTAAAGCCCTAGCCCCCAATACCCCTACTAAAATCATCGGCATTCGTCCGGGCGAAAAACTCCATGAAGTGATGATCCCTAAAGATGAAAGCCATTTAGCCCTAGAATTTGAAGACTTTTTTATCCTTCAGCCCACTATAAGCTTCCAAACGCCTAAAGATTACACGCTCACCAAACTCCACGAAAAAGGCCACAAAGTCGCCCCTGATTTTGAATACAGCAGCCATAATAACAGCAAATGGCTAGAGCCTGATGATTTATTGAAATTGCTATGA
- the coaBC gene encoding bifunctional phosphopantothenoylcysteine decarboxylase/phosphopantothenate--cysteine ligase CoaBC, which yields MNFLEDLFYPLRLLENKRVLLLVSGSIAAYKSLELVRLLFKSGASVQVVMSESAKKFVTPLSFEALSHHKVLHDHNEKWYYNHQNALHHNHIACAADSDLLIFAPLSANSLSKIAHALADNTISATFLACTSPKILAPSMNTNMLNSPIIQSHLKRLKDFNHIILDTQNSLLACDTKGNGAMAEPLEILFKAAQTLLKDAYFENREVIIMGGASIEKIDSVRTISNLSSGIQASALALALYFKGAKVTLIASNFPTPLPKEIASVLVSDTASYENALNNAANNLQRHALKPLLFNLAAISDYVPKTSFNHKLKKSELGETLNIECIQNKDLLASINPNQFVKIGFKAEDDQQNAIKNAQNLLKPSQDNGKGCSMAALNLIKDSRPFGSLENELWLFSHHKTQKIPSMNKLEASFKILDFIKDNAL from the coding sequence ATGAATTTTTTAGAAGATTTGTTTTACCCCTTAAGATTATTAGAAAACAAGCGCGTTTTATTGCTCGTGAGCGGCTCTATTGCGGCGTATAAATCCCTAGAATTAGTGCGTTTGTTGTTTAAAAGCGGGGCTAGCGTTCAAGTGGTGATGAGTGAGAGTGCAAAAAAATTTGTTACGCCCTTAAGCTTTGAAGCCTTGAGCCATCACAAGGTTTTGCATGATCATAATGAAAAATGGTATTACAACCACCAAAACGCATTGCACCATAACCACATCGCATGCGCTGCTGATTCTGATTTACTCATCTTTGCCCCTTTAAGCGCTAACAGCCTGTCTAAAATCGCTCACGCTTTAGCGGATAATACCATCAGCGCGACTTTTTTAGCTTGCACTTCCCCTAAAATCCTAGCCCCCAGCATGAACACCAACATGCTCAATTCCCCTATCATTCAAAGCCATTTAAAACGCTTGAAAGATTTCAACCATATTATTTTAGACACGCAAAACAGCCTTTTAGCATGCGATACTAAAGGTAATGGAGCGATGGCTGAGCCTTTAGAAATCCTTTTTAAAGCCGCTCAAACGCTCTTAAAAGACGCTTATTTTGAAAACAGAGAAGTCATAATCATGGGCGGCGCGAGTATAGAAAAGATTGACAGCGTTCGAACGATCAGCAACCTTTCTAGTGGGATCCAAGCGAGCGCTTTAGCTCTAGCGTTATATTTTAAGGGAGCGAAAGTAACTTTGATTGCATCAAACTTCCCTACCCCCTTGCCTAAAGAAATCGCAAGCGTTCTAGTCAGCGACACCGCTTCTTATGAAAACGCCTTGAATAACGCCGCTAACAACCTGCAAAGACATGCCTTAAAACCCCTACTCTTTAATTTAGCCGCCATTAGCGATTATGTGCCTAAAACTTCTTTTAACCATAAGCTTAAAAAAAGCGAACTGGGCGAAACCCTAAACATTGAATGTATTCAAAATAAGGATTTACTGGCTTCTATCAATCCCAATCAATTCGTTAAAATCGGCTTTAAAGCCGAAGACGATCAACAAAACGCCATCAAAAACGCTCAAAATCTTTTAAAACCTTCTCAAGATAACGGCAAGGGTTGCTCCATGGCCGCTTTGAATCTCATTAAAGATTCACGCCCTTTTGGCTCATTAGAGAATGAATTGTGGCTCTTTAGCCATCACAAAACCCAAAAAATCCCTTCTATGAACAAATTAGAAGCGAGCTTTAAAATCCTTGATTTTATCAAAGACAACGCCCTTTAA
- the thiE gene encoding thiamine phosphate synthase, translating to MFDANCLKLMFVAGSQDFYHIKGGKNDRINALLETLELALKSKITAFQFRQKGDLALQDPTQIKQLALECQKLCKKYGAPFIINDEVRLALELKADGVHVGQEDMAIEEVVTLCKKRQFIGLSVNTLEQALKAHHLDGVAYLGVGPIFPTPSKKDKQVVGVELLKKIRDSGVKKPLVAIGGITMHNASKLREYGGIAVISAITQAKDKALAVGKLLNNA from the coding sequence ATGTTTGATGCGAATTGTTTGAAACTCATGTTTGTGGCTGGTTCGCAAGATTTCTACCACATAAAAGGCGGCAAAAACGATAGGATAAACGCGCTTTTAGAGACTTTAGAATTAGCTTTAAAATCTAAAATCACAGCGTTTCAATTCCGCCAAAAAGGCGATTTAGCCTTACAAGATCCTACTCAAATTAAACAATTAGCCCTAGAGTGTCAAAAATTATGCAAAAAATACGGTGCGCCTTTTATTATTAATGATGAGGTGCGACTCGCACTAGAATTAAAGGCTGATGGCGTGCATGTGGGGCAAGAAGACATGGCTATAGAAGAGGTAGTAACTTTATGCAAAAAGCGCCAATTTATAGGTTTGAGCGTCAATACTTTAGAGCAAGCCCTAAAAGCGCACCATTTAGATGGCGTAGCCTATTTAGGGGTAGGCCCTATTTTCCCCACACCATCTAAAAAAGACAAACAAGTTGTAGGCGTAGAGCTTTTGAAAAAAATACGAGATAGTGGGGTAAAAAAACCCCTTGTAGCGATTGGGGGCATCACGATGCATAACGCTTCAAAATTGCGCGAATATGGGGGTATCGCCGTCATTAGCGCGATCACGCAAGCCAAAGATAAAGCCTTAGCGGTTGGAAAACTTTTAAACAATGCGTGA
- the thiD gene encoding bifunctional hydroxymethylpyrimidine kinase/phosphomethylpyrimidine kinase — protein MKIYPQVLSIAGSDSGGGAGIQADLKAFQTLGVFGTSVITCITVQNTQGVHGVYPLSVESVKAQILAIRDDFSIKAFKMGALCNAQIIECVADTLETCDFGLCVLDPVMVAKNGALLLEEEAILSLKKRLLPKANLLTPNLPEVYALTGVQVRDYKSASKAMGILRDLGVKNAVIKGGHTEHFQGEFSNDWVFLEDAEFILNAKRFNTKNTHGTGCTLSSLIVGLLAQGLDLKNAITKAKELLTIIIQNPLNIGHGHGPLNLWSIKKHV, from the coding sequence GTGAAAATTTATCCGCAAGTTTTAAGCATTGCTGGCAGCGATAGCGGTGGGGGCGCTGGGATACAGGCCGATTTGAAAGCGTTCCAAACTTTGGGCGTGTTTGGGACAAGCGTGATCACTTGCATTACCGTGCAAAACACACAGGGCGTGCATGGGGTTTATCCGTTGAGCGTAGAGAGCGTGAAAGCGCAAATCTTAGCCATTAGAGATGATTTTTCTATCAAAGCGTTCAAAATGGGGGCGTTATGCAATGCTCAAATCATTGAATGCGTGGCGGACACTTTAGAAACTTGTGATTTTGGGTTGTGCGTTTTAGATCCGGTGATGGTGGCAAAGAATGGGGCTTTGCTTTTAGAAGAAGAGGCGATTTTAAGCTTAAAAAAACGCCTTTTACCTAAAGCCAATTTACTAACCCCTAACCTCCCTGAAGTTTATGCGCTCACAGGCGTTCAAGTGCGAGATTATAAAAGCGCTTCAAAAGCGATGGGTATTTTAAGGGATTTAGGCGTTAAAAACGCTGTGATTAAAGGGGGGCATACAGAGCATTTTCAAGGGGAATTTAGCAACGACTGGGTGTTTTTAGAAGACGCTGAATTTATCCTAAACGCCAAGCGCTTTAACACCAAAAACACGCATGGCACGGGTTGTACTTTGTCTAGCTTGATTGTGGGCTTACTCGCTCAAGGGTTGGATTTAAAAAACGCTATCACAAAGGCTAAAGAGCTTTTAACTATCATCATTCAAAACCCCTTAAACATTGGGCATGGGCATGGGCCTTTGAATTTATGGAGCATTAAAAAGCATGTTTGA
- the thiM gene encoding hydroxyethylthiazole kinase, whose product MLKELRQKRPLVHNITNYVVAQFVANGLLALGASPLMSDAIAEMSDLAKISDALAINIGTLNDRTILCAKEAIKCYKALNKPIVLDPVGCSASALRYDTSLELLESEGISALRGNAAELGSLVGISCESKGLDSHDANTPVEIIKRAAQKYSVIAVMTGKTDYVSDGKKVLSITGGSEYLALITGAGCLHAAACASFLSLKKDPLDSMAQLCAFYKQAAFSAQKKALENNGSNGSFLFYFLDALSLPIELENSLIKEVL is encoded by the coding sequence GTGTTGAAAGAATTACGCCAAAAACGCCCTTTAGTGCATAATATCACCAATTATGTGGTGGCGCAATTTGTGGCTAATGGTTTGTTAGCTTTAGGGGCATCGCCTTTAATGAGCGATGCGATTGCTGAAATGTCCGATTTAGCGAAAATTTCTGACGCGCTCGCTATTAATATTGGCACCCTTAATGATCGCACCATTTTATGCGCTAAAGAGGCTATTAAATGTTACAAGGCTTTGAATAAACCCATCGTGTTAGATCCTGTGGGGTGTTCAGCGAGCGCTTTGCGCTATGACACAAGTTTAGAGCTTTTAGAAAGCGAAGGGATTAGTGCACTTAGGGGTAATGCTGCTGAATTAGGCTCTTTAGTGGGTATTTCTTGCGAAAGTAAGGGGTTAGACTCTCATGATGCCAACACGCCTGTAGAAATAATCAAACGAGCGGCTCAAAAATATTCTGTGATAGCGGTAATGACGGGTAAAACAGATTACGTGAGCGATGGGAAAAAGGTTTTGAGTATTACTGGGGGGAGCGAGTATTTAGCGCTCATTACTGGGGCTGGGTGTTTGCATGCCGCAGCGTGCGCGAGCTTTTTGAGTTTGAAAAAAGACCCCTTAGATTCTATGGCACAACTTTGCGCTTTCTATAAACAAGCCGCTTTCAGTGCGCAAAAAAAAGCGTTAGAAAATAACGGCTCTAATGGTTCGTTCTTGTTTTATTTTTTAGACGCTCTAAGCTTGCCCATAGAGTTAGAAAATAGCCTTATTAAGGAAGTATTGTGA
- a CDS encoding phosphatase PAP2 family protein: MVFDRTISVREKKAAKTLGIMGIVFFILFGIVISGVALHQEWIQQLDLFFIDLIRNPAPIQKSAWLSFVFFSTWFAQSKLTTPIALLIGLWFGFQKRIALGVWFFFSILLGEFTLKSLKLLVARPRPVTNGELVFAHGFSFPSGHALASALFYGSLALLLCYSNASNRTKTIGAIILLFWIVLMAYDRVYLGVHYPSDVLGGFLLGIAWSCCSLALYLGVLKRPYNQ, translated from the coding sequence ATGGTATTTGACAGAACAATCAGCGTGAGAGAAAAAAAAGCGGCTAAAACGCTTGGGATTATGGGGATCGTCTTTTTTATTTTGTTTGGCATCGTGATAAGCGGGGTGGCTTTGCACCAAGAGTGGATCCAACAATTGGATTTATTTTTTATAGACTTGATCCGCAACCCTGCCCCCATTCAAAAAAGCGCATGGCTTTCTTTCGTGTTTTTTAGCACATGGTTTGCACAAAGCAAGCTCACCACTCCTATAGCCTTACTCATTGGCTTGTGGTTTGGGTTTCAAAAACGCATCGCTTTGGGGGTGTGGTTTTTCTTTAGCATCTTATTAGGTGAATTCACCTTAAAATCCCTTAAGCTTTTAGTGGCGCGCCCACGGCCTGTAACCAATGGCGAATTGGTTTTCGCGCATGGCTTTAGTTTCCCCAGCGGGCATGCTTTAGCTTCAGCGCTTTTTTATGGCTCTTTGGCGTTGTTGTTATGCTATTCTAACGCAAGCAATCGCACCAAAACTATCGGCGCTATCATTTTGCTTTTTTGGATTGTTTTAATGGCGTATGACAGGGTTTATTTGGGCGTGCATTACCCTAGCGATGTTTTAGGAGGGTTTTTGTTAGGGATTGCTTGGTCGTGCTGCTCTTTAGCGCTTTATTTGGGGGTTTTGAAACGCCCTTATAATCAATAA